In the Pseudomonas sp. ADAK2 genome, one interval contains:
- a CDS encoding DUF5943 domain-containing protein — protein MAKIAPQLPIEVDSETGVWTSDALPMLYVPRHFFVNNHMGIEEVLGADAYAEILYKAGYKSAWHWCEKEAECHGLEGVAVFEHYMKRLSQRGWGLFKIQDIDLDKGTASVKLEHSAFVYVYGKVGRKVDYMFTGWFAGAMDQILEARGSKIRTVAEQVYGGSEEGHDDGLFTVKPL, from the coding sequence ATGGCCAAGATCGCCCCGCAATTGCCAATCGAAGTCGACAGCGAAACCGGTGTCTGGACCTCCGACGCCCTGCCGATGCTGTACGTGCCGCGTCACTTCTTCGTCAACAACCACATGGGCATCGAGGAAGTGCTGGGCGCTGACGCCTACGCCGAAATCCTCTACAAGGCCGGCTACAAATCCGCCTGGCACTGGTGTGAAAAAGAAGCCGAATGCCACGGCCTGGAAGGCGTCGCGGTGTTCGAGCACTACATGAAACGCCTGTCGCAGCGCGGCTGGGGCTTGTTCAAGATCCAGGACATCGACCTCGACAAAGGCACCGCCAGCGTCAAGCTCGAACACTCGGCGTTCGTCTACGTGTACGGCAAGGTCGGGCGCAAGGTCGACTACATGTTTACCGGTTGGTTTGCCGGCGCCATGGATCAGATCCTGGAAGCCCGCGGCAGCAAGATCCGCACCGTTGCCGAGCAAGTCTACGGTGGCTCCGAAGAAGGCCACGACGACGGCCTGTTCACCGTCAAGCCGTTGTAA
- the etfB gene encoding electron transfer flavoprotein subunit beta, producing MSTNVISLVSIGAHPTSGRPRRAEQDARAVELGLQLAGDNLQVLHAGDVAEPALRAYLGMGLEQLHVLEQPEGADALPALTAYLRDAGAQVVLTGSQAETGEGSGMLPFLLAESLGWPLVVGLAQVESIDGNSALVLQALPRGQRRRLKVRLPFLATVDNAAPKPRQSAYGPARRGVLQADEVEVIDDELLAVATLQPAKPRPKRLKVIKAKSGADRMKAATAKASGGGGQVLKGVTAQAGAEAILKLLIEEGVVR from the coding sequence ATGAGTACGAACGTCATCAGCCTGGTGTCCATCGGTGCCCACCCGACCTCCGGCCGGCCACGTCGCGCTGAACAGGACGCGCGGGCCGTGGAACTGGGTCTGCAACTGGCTGGGGATAACTTGCAAGTGCTGCATGCCGGCGACGTCGCGGAACCGGCGTTGCGGGCCTATTTGGGCATGGGCCTCGAACAACTGCACGTCTTGGAACAGCCGGAAGGCGCCGATGCGCTGCCGGCGCTAACCGCTTATCTGCGTGACGCCGGGGCCCAAGTGGTGCTGACCGGCAGCCAGGCGGAAACCGGCGAAGGCTCGGGCATGTTGCCGTTCCTGCTGGCCGAAAGCCTCGGCTGGCCGCTGGTAGTGGGGCTGGCTCAGGTCGAATCCATCGACGGCAACTCGGCCCTGGTGTTGCAAGCCTTGCCCCGTGGCCAGCGTCGTCGCTTGAAAGTGCGGCTGCCGTTCCTGGCGACTGTGGATAACGCCGCGCCGAAACCTCGGCAGAGCGCCTACGGCCCAGCCCGGCGTGGGGTATTGCAAGCGGACGAGGTCGAAGTCATCGACGACGAACTGCTGGCGGTCGCCACCCTGCAACCGGCCAAACCACGGCCTAAACGCCTCAAAGTGATCAAAGCCAAAAGCGGCGCCGACCGCATGAAAGCCGCGACGGCCAAGGCCAGCGGTGGCGGTGGGCAAGTGCTTAAGGGCGTGACGGCGCAGGCCGGCGCAGAAGCCATCCTCAAACTGTTGATCGAAGAAGGCGTCGTCCGCTGA
- a CDS encoding DUF3010 family protein, translating to MNICGIEIKGSEAIIAVASLDGQALSHVALATKKIALDDDDEAANVKVFAAQVASFVRENSIDRIAIKKRSKKGEFAGGPTTFKIEGIFQLLESCEVTLLSPQTINAQAKKHNFELPGTLNKYQHEAYKAACSALMKK from the coding sequence ATGAACATCTGCGGCATCGAAATCAAAGGCAGCGAAGCGATCATCGCCGTGGCCTCTCTCGACGGTCAGGCCTTGAGCCACGTTGCCCTGGCCACCAAGAAAATCGCCCTGGACGATGATGACGAGGCCGCGAACGTGAAAGTCTTCGCCGCTCAGGTCGCGTCGTTTGTGCGGGAGAATTCCATTGACCGGATTGCAATCAAGAAGCGCAGCAAGAAGGGTGAGTTTGCCGGTGGGCCGACGACGTTCAAGATCGAGGGGATTTTTCAGTTGCTGGAGAGTTGCGAGGTGACGTTGTTGTCGCCGCAGACGATCAATGCCCAGGCCAAAAAGCACAACTTCGAACTGCCGGGGACGCTGAACAAGTATCAGCATGAGGCTTATAAAGCGGCATGTTCGGCGCTGATGAAGAAGTAA
- a CDS encoding GNAT family N-acetyltransferase, which yields MPVEFRSALRADAREIARLFQISSEGAADYIWSQLAQPGQDLLDVGASRYAREDVDFSYQNCLIAQAEGEVIGMLHSYVMRHDPLATPVTDPVLAPYATMEIPDTLYISSLALHESWRNQGLGQQFLAYAYDRANQLGLNGLSLIDYAVNTGARRFYERHGFRIVDTCQITPHPMIRVTGEAYLMYRP from the coding sequence ATGCCCGTTGAGTTTCGTTCGGCCCTGCGCGCGGATGCGCGGGAGATTGCTCGCTTGTTTCAGATTTCATCGGAAGGCGCGGCGGATTACATCTGGAGTCAACTGGCGCAGCCTGGCCAGGATCTATTGGACGTCGGCGCCAGTCGTTATGCCCGCGAAGATGTCGATTTCTCCTACCAGAACTGCCTGATCGCGCAAGCCGAGGGCGAGGTCATCGGCATGCTGCACAGCTACGTGATGCGTCACGACCCGCTGGCCACGCCGGTTACCGATCCCGTCCTGGCGCCCTACGCGACGATGGAAATCCCCGACACCCTCTACATCTCGAGCCTGGCGCTGCACGAAAGTTGGCGCAATCAAGGTTTGGGGCAACAGTTCCTTGCCTACGCTTACGACCGCGCCAATCAGCTGGGGCTCAACGGCTTGAGCTTGATCGATTACGCGGTGAACACCGGCGCCCGGCGGTTTTATGAGCGGCATGGGTTTCGGATTGTCGATACCTGCCAAATCACGCCGCATCCGATGATTCGGGTGACGGGGGAGGCCTATCTGATGTATCGCCCATGA
- a CDS encoding dipeptidase, producing MSPAELHADSIVIDGLIIAKWNRELFEDMRKGGLTAANCTVSVWEGFQATVNNIAASQKLIRENSDLVIPVRTTADIRKAKEQGKTGILFGFQNAHAFEDQIGYVEVFKQLGVGIVQMCYNTQNLVGTGCYERDGGLSGFGREIVAEMNRVGVMCDLSHVGSKTSEEVILESKKPVCYSHCLPSGLKIHPRNKSDEELKFIADHGGFVGVTMFAPFLAKGIDSTIDDYAEAIEYTMNIVGEDAIGIGTDFTQGHGQDFFEYLTHDKGYARRLTSFGKIINPLGIRTVGEFPNLTETLLKRGHSERVVRKIMGENWVNVLKDVWGE from the coding sequence ATGAGCCCAGCCGAATTGCACGCCGACAGCATCGTTATCGACGGGCTGATTATCGCCAAGTGGAACCGCGAGCTGTTTGAAGACATGCGCAAGGGCGGTCTGACTGCGGCCAACTGCACCGTGTCGGTGTGGGAGGGCTTCCAGGCCACCGTCAATAACATCGCCGCCAGCCAGAAGCTGATCCGCGAGAACAGCGACCTGGTGATTCCAGTGCGCACCACCGCTGATATCCGCAAGGCCAAGGAGCAGGGCAAGACCGGCATCCTCTTCGGCTTCCAGAATGCCCATGCGTTTGAAGACCAGATCGGCTATGTCGAGGTGTTCAAGCAGCTCGGCGTCGGTATCGTGCAGATGTGCTACAACACCCAGAACCTGGTGGGCACCGGTTGCTACGAGCGCGATGGCGGCCTGTCGGGCTTCGGTCGTGAAATCGTTGCCGAGATGAACCGTGTTGGCGTCATGTGCGACCTGTCCCACGTCGGCTCCAAGACCTCCGAAGAAGTCATTCTCGAATCCAAGAAGCCGGTCTGCTACTCCCACTGCCTGCCGTCGGGTCTGAAAATCCACCCGCGCAACAAATCCGATGAAGAACTGAAGTTCATCGCCGATCACGGCGGTTTCGTCGGCGTGACCATGTTCGCGCCGTTCCTGGCCAAGGGCATCGATTCGACCATCGACGACTACGCCGAAGCCATCGAATACACCATGAACATCGTCGGCGAAGACGCCATCGGCATCGGCACCGACTTCACCCAGGGCCATGGCCAGGACTTCTTCGAATACCTGACCCATGACAAGGGCTACGCCCGCCGCCTGACCAGCTTCGGCAAGATCATCAACCCGCTGGGCATCCGCACCGTCGGCGAGTTCCCGAACCTGACCGAAACCCTGCTCAAGCGCGGCCATTCCGAGCGCGTGGTGCGCAAGATCATGGGCGAGAACTGGGTCAACGTCTTGAAAGACGTCTGGGGCGAGTAA
- the dgcB gene encoding dimethylglycine demethylation protein DgcB: MLNTLLPILLFAALGLAVLGALRRMNMWRRGRASKVDLIGGLLAMPKRYMVDLHHVVARDKYIANTHVATAGGAVASIVLAILVHGFGLQSRILGFALLIASAVMFVGAIFMFLRRRNPPARLSKGPWMRLPKSLLAFSASFFLLTLPVAGILPENFGGWVVAAILGVGVLWGVSELFFGMTWGGPMKHAFAGALHLAWHRRAERFGGGRSTGLKPLDLNDPTAPLGVEKPKDFTWNQLLGFDACVQCGKCEAACPAFAAGQPLNPKKLIQDMVVGLAGGTDAKFAGSPYPGKAIGEHAGNPHQPIVNGLVDAETLWSCTTCRACVEECPMMIEHVDAIVDMRRHLTLERGATPNKGAEVLENLIATDNPGGFAPGGRMNWAADLNLNLMSEKKSVDVLFWVGDGAFDMRNQRTLRAFVKVLKAAKVDFAVLGLEERDSGDVARRLGDEATFQLLAKRNIQTLAKYSFNRIVTCDPHSFHVLKNEYGAFDGNYLVQHHSTYMAEIIGAGALNLGQHKGSSVTYHDPCYLGRYNGEYEAPREVLRALGIEVKEMQRSGFRSRCCGGGGGAPITDIPGKQRIPDMRMDDIRETGAELVAVGCPQCTAMLEGVVEPRPLIKDIAELVADALLEDAAPSKPNTPAKREPAEAH; this comes from the coding sequence ATGTTGAACACCCTTCTTCCAATCCTGCTGTTCGCTGCCCTGGGCCTGGCTGTCCTCGGCGCGTTGCGGCGGATGAATATGTGGCGCCGGGGCCGGGCCTCGAAGGTCGACCTGATCGGCGGCCTGCTCGCCATGCCCAAGCGCTACATGGTCGATTTGCACCACGTCGTCGCGCGGGACAAATACATCGCCAACACCCACGTAGCCACGGCCGGCGGTGCGGTAGCGTCGATTGTGCTGGCGATCCTGGTCCACGGTTTTGGCCTGCAGAGTCGCATTCTCGGTTTCGCCCTGTTGATCGCCTCGGCGGTGATGTTCGTCGGGGCGATTTTCATGTTCCTGCGTCGTCGCAACCCACCGGCTCGCCTGTCCAAAGGGCCGTGGATGCGGTTGCCGAAAAGCCTGTTGGCGTTCTCGGCGAGCTTCTTCCTGTTGACCCTGCCGGTCGCTGGCATCCTCCCGGAAAACTTCGGCGGCTGGGTAGTGGCGGCGATTCTCGGCGTTGGCGTGTTGTGGGGCGTTAGCGAACTGTTCTTCGGCATGACCTGGGGCGGGCCGATGAAGCACGCCTTCGCCGGTGCGTTGCACCTGGCCTGGCACCGTCGCGCCGAACGCTTTGGTGGCGGCCGTTCCACCGGTTTGAAACCCCTGGACCTCAACGACCCGACCGCGCCGCTGGGCGTGGAAAAACCCAAGGATTTCACCTGGAACCAACTGCTCGGCTTCGACGCCTGCGTACAGTGCGGTAAATGCGAAGCCGCGTGCCCTGCGTTCGCCGCCGGCCAGCCGCTGAACCCGAAAAAACTGATTCAAGACATGGTGGTCGGCCTCGCTGGCGGCACCGACGCCAAGTTCGCCGGCAGTCCGTACCCAGGCAAAGCGATTGGCGAACACGCCGGCAATCCACATCAACCCATCGTCAACGGTCTGGTAGACGCGGAAACTCTGTGGTCCTGCACCACCTGCCGCGCCTGCGTCGAGGAGTGCCCGATGATGATCGAGCACGTCGATGCCATCGTCGACATGCGCCGCCATCTGACTCTGGAGCGAGGCGCGACCCCGAACAAGGGCGCCGAAGTCCTGGAAAACCTGATCGCCACCGACAACCCGGGCGGTTTCGCGCCGGGCGGGCGGATGAACTGGGCGGCGGATCTGAACCTGAATCTGATGAGCGAGAAGAAGTCAGTCGACGTGCTGTTCTGGGTCGGCGACGGCGCCTTCGACATGCGCAACCAGCGCACCTTGCGCGCCTTCGTCAAAGTGCTGAAAGCGGCCAAGGTCGACTTCGCGGTACTCGGTCTTGAGGAGCGCGACAGCGGTGACGTGGCCCGACGCCTGGGCGACGAAGCGACGTTCCAGTTGTTGGCCAAGCGCAACATCCAGACCCTGGCCAAGTACAGCTTCAACCGCATCGTCACCTGCGATCCGCACAGCTTCCACGTGCTGAAAAACGAATACGGCGCCTTCGACGGCAACTACCTGGTGCAGCACCACAGCACCTACATGGCCGAGATCATCGGCGCCGGTGCGCTGAACCTCGGCCAGCACAAAGGCAGCAGCGTGACTTATCACGACCCGTGCTACCTCGGTCGTTACAACGGCGAATACGAGGCGCCGCGTGAAGTGTTGCGCGCCCTCGGGATTGAGGTGAAGGAAATGCAACGCTCCGGTTTCCGCTCGCGCTGCTGCGGCGGCGGTGGCGGGGCGCCGATCACTGACATTCCGGGCAAGCAACGGATCCCCGACATGCGCATGGACGACATCCGCGAAACCGGCGCCGAACTGGTGGCCGTGGGTTGCCCACAATGCACGGCGATGCTCGAAGGCGTGGTCGAACCCCGTCCGTTGATCAAGGACATCGCCGAACTGGTGGCCGACGCATTGCTCGAAGACGCAGCACCGAGCAAGCCAAACACTCCGGCCAAACGTGAACCTGCGGAGGCCCACTGA
- the etfA gene encoding electron transfer flavoprotein subunit alpha translates to MSDIIRRDPRAEWIARNRLHPLHAAMQPAQHSWMGPNGVIRKNLHGIGFIGPNGIKRIDRSGAQQGGATKRSAAVEVRLPLHQVPAPAFYISVVPDMVGGRLSSHDRDLLGLAHQLAGKDGAVLAVVFGEHKENAFATAGVDRLLVLDGEEFNGYAPEQRVQGLRAVDNQFNPRHWLLPDSRSGGGELGRRFAAALGERPATRVWQVKDQECIGRAGAGLQDLARPVARLILAAVECAEPVSETRHEALPVELSTAVVRSLSRIEDLGAVAVDPAAIPMAEAEFIFSGGNGVKDWGLFHRTAEALGATEGASRVAVDDGFMARDRQVGASGTWVTARVYVAVGISGAIQHLQGIGACDKVVAINLDPGCDMIKRADLSVIGESAEILQALIEAIAAYRNDAKRDAA, encoded by the coding sequence ATGAGCGACATTATCCGCCGCGACCCCCGCGCCGAATGGATTGCCCGTAACCGTCTGCACCCGCTGCACGCGGCGATGCAACCGGCGCAACACAGCTGGATGGGGCCCAACGGCGTCATCCGCAAGAACCTGCATGGCATCGGGTTTATCGGCCCCAATGGCATCAAACGCATCGACCGCAGTGGCGCGCAGCAGGGCGGGGCGACTAAACGTTCAGCCGCTGTTGAAGTGCGATTGCCGCTGCATCAAGTGCCGGCACCGGCGTTCTACATCAGCGTGGTGCCGGACATGGTCGGTGGCCGCTTGAGCAGCCACGACCGCGACTTGCTTGGCCTCGCCCATCAACTGGCCGGCAAGGACGGCGCAGTGTTGGCCGTGGTCTTCGGCGAACACAAGGAAAACGCTTTCGCCACCGCAGGCGTCGATCGCTTGCTGGTGCTCGATGGCGAAGAATTCAACGGTTATGCACCGGAACAACGAGTCCAGGGTCTGCGGGCTGTGGATAACCAGTTCAATCCGCGTCATTGGTTGCTACCGGACAGCCGCAGCGGTGGTGGTGAACTCGGTCGACGCTTTGCCGCGGCATTGGGCGAACGCCCGGCCACGCGAGTCTGGCAGGTCAAGGATCAGGAGTGCATCGGCCGCGCGGGTGCAGGCCTGCAAGACCTTGCCCGGCCAGTGGCACGCTTGATTCTGGCCGCCGTCGAATGCGCCGAGCCGGTCAGCGAAACCCGTCATGAAGCGTTGCCGGTGGAGTTATCCACAGCCGTGGTGCGCAGCCTGTCGCGCATCGAAGATCTGGGCGCGGTGGCGGTGGACCCGGCGGCGATTCCGATGGCCGAAGCCGAGTTCATCTTCTCCGGCGGCAACGGGGTCAAGGACTGGGGACTTTTCCACAGGACCGCCGAAGCACTGGGGGCGACCGAGGGTGCGTCGCGGGTGGCGGTGGACGATGGCTTCATGGCTCGCGACCGTCAGGTTGGCGCGTCCGGCACTTGGGTCACCGCGCGGGTCTATGTGGCCGTGGGGATTTCCGGGGCGATCCAGCACCTGCAAGGCATTGGTGCCTGCGACAAGGTGGTAGCGATCAACCTCGATCCGGGCTGCGACATGATCAAACGGGCCGACCTGTCGGTGATCGGCGAGAGCGCCGAGATTCTTCAAGCCTTGATCGAGGCGATAGCGGCTTATCGCAACGACGCCAAGCGCGATGCGGCTTAA
- a CDS encoding lysozyme inhibitor LprI family protein: protein MKSIFLALALIATGVQAAEESDNNPCDSVENDVQTLECSAYSRTTAEDLLKENYQGLNERLQSVYAKNKAQLSDITEKLKVAQQQWLKTRDADCAVEAFPATSGSKAFTIAQNDCVARMSDERSEFLESISQE, encoded by the coding sequence ATGAAATCGATCTTCCTGGCTTTGGCACTGATAGCAACCGGCGTACAGGCGGCTGAAGAGTCCGACAACAACCCCTGCGACTCAGTCGAAAACGACGTCCAGACCCTGGAATGCTCGGCCTACAGCAGAACCACTGCCGAAGATCTGCTCAAAGAAAACTACCAGGGCCTGAACGAACGCCTGCAGTCGGTTTACGCCAAGAACAAGGCGCAACTGAGCGACATCACTGAAAAGCTCAAGGTCGCCCAGCAGCAGTGGCTGAAGACTCGCGATGCCGATTGCGCGGTGGAAGCGTTCCCGGCGACGAGTGGTAGCAAGGCATTCACCATTGCGCAGAATGATTGCGTGGCGCGGATGAGTGATGAGCGGTCGGAGTTTTTGGAGTCGATTTCGCAGGAGTGA
- the dgcA gene encoding dimethylglycine demethylation protein DgcA — MAFEAMFQPIQIGKLTIRNRVLSTAHAEVYATDGGMTTDRYVKYYEEKAKGGIGLAICGGSSSVAIDSPQGWWKSVNLADDRIIPHFQNLADAMHKHGAKIMIQITHMGRRSRWDGEHWPTLLSPSGIREPVHRATCKTIEPEEIWRVIGNYASAAARAKAGGLDGIELSAVHQHMIDQFWSPRVNKRTDEWGGSFENRMRFGLEVLKAVRKEVGPDFCVGIRLCGDEFHPDGLSHEDMKQIAKYYDDTGMIDFIGVVGSGCDTHNTLANVIPNMSYPPEPFLHLAAGIKEVVKAPVLHAQNIKDPNQATRILEGGYVDMVGMTRAHIADPHLIAKIKMGQVDQIKQCVGANYCIDRQYQGLDVLCIQNAATSREYMGVPHIIEKSTGVKRKVVVVGAGPAGMEAARVSAERGHDVTLFEKKEFIGGQITTASKAPQRDQIAGITRWFQLELARLKVDLRLGVAADAATILDLRPDVVVLAVGGHPFLEQNEHWGAAEGLVVSSWDILDGKVAPGKNVLVYDTICEFTGMSAADFLADKGSQVEIVTDDIKPGVAIGGTSFPTYYRSMYPKEVIMTGDMMLEKVYREGDKLIAVLENEYTGAKEERVVDQVVVENGVRPDEEIYYALKEASRNKGQMDIEALFAIKPQPSLSQAGDGYLLFRIGDCVAQRNTHAAIYDALRLCKDF, encoded by the coding sequence ATGGCTTTCGAAGCAATGTTCCAGCCGATCCAGATCGGCAAACTGACCATCCGCAACCGCGTGCTCAGCACCGCGCACGCCGAGGTCTATGCCACCGACGGCGGCATGACCACCGACCGGTACGTCAAGTATTACGAAGAGAAAGCCAAGGGCGGGATCGGCCTGGCGATTTGCGGCGGTTCTTCCAGCGTGGCCATCGACAGCCCGCAAGGCTGGTGGAAGTCGGTCAACCTGGCTGACGACCGGATCATTCCGCACTTCCAGAACCTGGCCGATGCCATGCACAAGCATGGCGCCAAGATCATGATCCAGATTACCCACATGGGCCGTCGTTCCCGCTGGGACGGCGAGCATTGGCCAACCCTGCTGTCGCCGTCGGGCATTCGTGAACCGGTGCACCGCGCGACCTGCAAAACCATCGAACCGGAAGAAATCTGGCGGGTGATTGGCAACTACGCCAGCGCCGCAGCGCGGGCCAAGGCCGGTGGCCTGGACGGTATCGAGCTGTCGGCGGTGCACCAGCACATGATCGACCAGTTCTGGAGCCCACGGGTTAACAAACGTACCGACGAATGGGGCGGCAGCTTCGAAAACCGCATGCGTTTCGGCCTGGAAGTCCTTAAAGCTGTTCGCAAAGAAGTCGGCCCGGATTTCTGCGTCGGCATCCGTCTGTGCGGTGATGAATTCCACCCGGATGGCTTGTCCCATGAGGACATGAAGCAGATCGCCAAGTACTACGACGACACCGGCATGATCGACTTCATCGGCGTCGTGGGTTCGGGGTGCGACACCCACAACACCCTGGCCAACGTTATCCCCAACATGAGTTATCCACCGGAGCCATTTCTGCACTTGGCCGCTGGTATCAAGGAAGTGGTCAAGGCCCCGGTCCTGCACGCGCAGAACATCAAGGACCCGAATCAGGCCACCCGTATTCTGGAAGGCGGCTACGTCGACATGGTCGGCATGACCCGCGCCCACATCGCCGACCCGCACCTGATCGCCAAGATCAAAATGGGCCAGGTGGACCAGATCAAACAATGCGTCGGCGCCAACTACTGCATCGACCGTCAGTACCAGGGGCTGGACGTTTTGTGCATCCAGAACGCCGCGACCTCCCGTGAATACATGGGCGTGCCGCACATCATCGAGAAATCGACCGGTGTGAAGCGCAAAGTTGTGGTGGTCGGTGCTGGCCCTGCGGGGATGGAAGCGGCGCGCGTCTCCGCTGAGCGGGGCCACGACGTAACCCTGTTCGAGAAGAAAGAATTTATCGGCGGGCAGATCACCACCGCGTCGAAAGCCCCGCAACGGGACCAGATCGCCGGTATCACGCGCTGGTTCCAACTGGAGCTGGCGCGTCTGAAAGTCGACCTGCGCCTGGGCGTGGCGGCCGATGCGGCAACCATTCTCGACCTGCGTCCGGATGTGGTGGTGCTCGCGGTTGGCGGTCATCCATTCCTGGAGCAGAACGAACACTGGGGCGCGGCGGAAGGCCTGGTGGTCAGCAGCTGGGACATCCTCGACGGCAAAGTAGCGCCGGGCAAGAACGTGCTGGTCTACGACACCATTTGCGAGTTCACCGGGATGTCGGCCGCCGACTTCCTCGCCGACAAGGGCAGCCAGGTCGAGATCGTCACCGACGACATCAAGCCAGGCGTAGCGATTGGCGGCACGTCGTTCCCGACCTACTACCGCAGCATGTACCCGAAAGAAGTGATCATGACCGGCGACATGATGCTGGAGAAGGTCTACCGCGAAGGCGACAAGCTGATCGCGGTGCTGGAGAACGAATACACCGGCGCCAAAGAGGAGCGGGTGGTGGACCAGGTCGTCGTCGAAAACGGCGTGCGTCCGGACGAAGAAATCTATTACGCGCTGAAGGAAGCGTCGCGCAACAAGGGCCAGATGGACATCGAAGCCCTGTTCGCGATCAAGCCGCAGCCATCGCTGAGCCAGGCGGGTGACGGCTACTTGCTGTTCCGCATCGGCGACTGCGTGGCCCAGCGCAACACCCACGCGGCGATCTACGACGCGCTGCGGTTGTGCAAGGATTTCTAA